One window of the Populus nigra chromosome 4, ddPopNigr1.1, whole genome shotgun sequence genome contains the following:
- the LOC133691218 gene encoding uncharacterized protein LOC133691218, translating to MDSEEELLPSSDTEQPSSPLPQRKFKRLKKATNTVKISQDPLLNPPNDTPPSPSPSPSIQPTDSPDLEALDAEEQTGEDFSEPILRSEPGDLENFEEGNELDTDFSGSGNEDSVADVKRALEFDSVDEEFNGQGMEEEIGDFRTEEDLDKKLPDFDGFEEQKEKKKKKKRSKSGDDGYGDEQFSVHTNKRREAKESRERHKELIIESQKLLRETREASFKPVPVVQKPVSSVLEKIRLRKREVSKKLVSVNTSSFNDSDDAFSREVVLECGFENDLIEDIEVQKVARADSETNADPFDEENSLDSLSVEGSKRTANHSPKTMASLMDLNGESKQTFRAPVDDTQDLSFDSQKSTSKDEISDDPPSSPMDGVQAPSLLAMNLKLDSAPPDEFSDEEDNDKENIDPIPHGLADLSLSPKGDPMKAYIDEEAEVEDDSDHDLNRFGDSEEDEDDLDSEELNDMIETGYKEKPFDNEIRNQLHQKWLEKQDADGTENLLRKLKCGSKQRETTLLEEKEYEGKEDEEAEVDEEAKVDEEEFLDEAAEVTRNVVRMNLKKAKEMISQMFTDKDDVYISSDDEETETRLVKEQLSYKAEDQATFLSPAEAEGSKEIFGLIKKLNGVHDTRKKAKITSYSHMRSITGNRNMSSKSSFLGRGSKSSLPSSRKHGSSMVRSFVFERDDSSSRSAISMPEDSSNLIQSENRPRKTVSAKFSGSQIRSSTQNTQAATEMKSGPSLHEILRCPSLQSSHHNSNIMAGQVEAIYDAFKLDRNQRKNEPRVSIRTAYSFT from the exons ATGGACAGCGAAGAAGAACTCCTCCCATCCTCAGATACCGAACAGCCATCCTCTCCTCTCCctcaaagaaaattcaaacgTCTAAAAAAAGCCACCAATACTGTCAAAATCTCTCAAGATCCCCTCCTCAATCCTCCGAACGACACTCCACCGTCACCTTCACCTTCACCTTCCATACAACCAACTGACTCCCCCGATCTTGAAGCCCTAGACGCAGAAGAGCAGACCGGGGAAGATTTCAGCGAACCGATTTTGAGATCTGAACCTGGTGATCTGGAAAATTTCGAGGAGGGAAACGAGTTGGATACTGATTTTAGTGGCTCGGGAAACGAGGATAGTGTAGCTGATGTTAAGAGAGCTCTGGAATTTGATTCCGTGGATGAGGAATTCAATGGACAAGGAATGGAAGAGGAGATTGGGGATTTTAGGACCGAGGAGGATTTGGATAAGAAACTACCTGATTTCGATGGTTTCGAGGAgcagaaagagaagaagaagaagaagaagagatcaaAAAGTGGAGATGATGGCTATGGAGATGAGCAGTTTTCGGTTCACACCAACAAAAGAAGGGAAGCGAAG GAAAGCAGAGAGAGGCATAAGGAGCTCATTATCGAATCTCAGAAATTGTTGAGAG AAACTAGAGAAGCATCATTTAAACCAGTCCCAGTTGTTCAAAAGCCCGTATCTTCTGTTTTAGAGAAGATTAGGCTAAGGAAGCGTGAGGTTTCAAAGAA ATTGGTTTCTGTAAACACAAGTTCTTTTAATGACTCGGATGATGCTTTTTCAAGAGAAGTTGTACTGGAGTGTGGATTTGAAAATGATCTTATTGAGGATATAGAAGTTCAAAAGGTTGCAAGAGCAGACAGTGAAACGAATGCGGATCCTTTTGACGAGGAGAACAGTTTAGATTCCTTGAGTGTTGAAGGTTCTAAGAGGACAGCAAATCACAGTCCTAAAACTATGGCTTCTCTGATG GATTTAAATGGAGAGTCAAAACAAACATTTCGAGCTCCCGTTGATGATACTCAG GATCTGAGTTTTGATTCCCAAAAAAGCACCTCCAAAGATGAGATTTCAGATGATCCACCCAGCAGTCCTATGGATGGAGTTCAAGCACCGTCCTTACTTGCAATGAACTTGAAGCTCGATTCTGCTCCTCCTGATGAGTT TTCTGATGAAGAGGACAATGATAAGGAGAACATCGATCCAATCCCACATGGGTTGGCTGATCTATCTTTATCTCCTAAAGGTGATCCTATGAAAGCTTATATTGATGAAGAAGCTGAAGTAGAAGATGACAGTGATCATGATCTAAATCGATTTGGAGATTCTGAGGAAGATGAGGATGACTTGGACTCTGAGGAACTTAATGATATGATAGAAACTGGTTACAAAGAAAAGCCATTTGATAATGAAATTCGCAATCAGCTTCATCAAAAGTGGCTTGAGAAACAGGATGCTGATGGAACAGAAAATCTGTTGCGGAAACTGAAATGTGGTTCTAAACAAAGGGAAACGACTTTGCTTGAAGAGAAAGAATATGAAGgcaaagaagatgaagaagctgaAGTAGATGAAGAAGCTAAAGTAGATGAAGAAGAGTTTCTAGATGAGGCTGCAGAAGTTACAAGAAATGTTGTCCGGATGAACTTAAAGAAAGCGAAGGAAATGATTTCTCAAATGTTCACAGATAAGGATGATGTATATATATCATCTGATGACGAGGAAACAGAAACGAGGCTTGTTAAGGAGCAACTTTCTTATAAAGCA GAAGATCAGGCTACATTCTTGTCACCAGCAGAGGCTGAAGGGTCCAAAGAAATCTTTGGTCTTATAAAGAAGCTGAATGGTGTGCATGACACAAGAAAGAAAGCTAAGATAACAT CCTATTCTCATATGCGATCCATAACAGGAAATAGGAATATGTCATCAAAG TCATCTTTTCTAGGGCGGGGGTCAAAAAGTTCTCTGCCATCGTCCCGGAAGCATGGATCAAGCATGGTTCGTTCTTTTGTCTTCGAAAGAGATGACAGCAGTAGCAGGAGTGCAATCTCAATGCCAGAGGATTCTTCAAATTTG ATCCAGAGTGAGAATAGACCAAGGAAAACTGTTTCGGCCAAGTTCAGTGGCTCGCAAATTAGATCAAGTACCCAAAACACACAAGCTGCCACAGAAATGAAATCTGGTCCGTCGCTACACGAGATATTAAGGTGCCCTTCTCTGCAATCTAGCCACCACAATAGTAATATTATGGCTGGCCAAGTTGAAGCCATATATGATGCTTTCAAATTGGATCGGAATCAGAGAAAGAACGAACCTAGAGTATCTATAAGAACTGCGTATAGTTTCACCTGA
- the LOC133690783 gene encoding outer envelope pore protein 24A, chloroplastic-like, with product MRASLKGRYENDKSTGVATVAFNTGDVKLRASVTDATFVNGPSLNGLSLAVEKPGFFIVDYNVPKKDFRFQFMNAVKVVDKPLNLTYIHSRGDKRTILDGTLVIDSANKISANYMVGTENCKLKYTYVHRGLMTFEPCYDLAKNSWDFAVSQKVYSDDVLKATYQTSSKNLGLEWSTNSKLNGNFKFSASVNLAEESKMPKLSAESMWNFEM from the exons ATGAGAGCGTCTTTGAAGGGCAGGTACGAAAATGACAAAAGCACCGGCGTTGCTACTGTCGCCTTCAACACCGGCGATGTTAAGCTTCGGGCTTCTGTAACCGACGCCACCTTCGTCAACGGCCCTAGCTTAAACGGCTTGTCTCTAGCTGTCGAGAAACCTGGCTTCTTCATAGTAGACTACAACGTTCCCAAAAAG GATTTTAGGTTTCAGTTTATGAATGCTGTTAAGGTTGTGGACAAGCCCTTGAATCTGACATACATTCATAGTAGAGGGGATAAACGTACTATTTTGGACGGGACTCTTGTGATTGATTCAGCGAACAAAATATCTGCTAATTATATGGTCGGGACGGAGAATTGCAAGTTGAAGTATACTTATGTGCATCGTGGGTTGATGACATTTGAGCCGTGTTATGACTTGGCAAAGAATTCATGGGATTTTGCGGTATCTCAGAAGGTCTATAGTGATGATGTGCTCAAGGCTACGTATCAAACGTCAAGCAAGAATCTGGGCTTGGAGTGGTCAACGAATTCAAAGCTGAATGGGAACTTCAAG TTTTCTGCATCCGTCAATTTGGCTGAGGAGTCAAAAATGCCAAAATTAAGTGCTGAGAGTATGTGgaactttgagatgtga
- the LOC133692211 gene encoding uncharacterized membrane protein At1g75140, whose amino-acid sequence MANTHQGKLFLFLYLLFISCSPSRIFADSSSVSTQQELEHDIHYAPYRERETDSRIELNQQEVLLNKLEQLVRNLSEIVAKLEPKLSELPKVASVDREQNQEPERVNRGSFDGKRLVQKVEEEGLEAKTRDGERVGAVSVTKYSPFWSERFQFVSAVKLDSDATCIHVLPFRDYEGLSKYVAVGDDRGRVYVFLRNGDVVVEFYTMSSSPITAMVSYLSAYRNESTVVTGHQNGAVLVHKLRDVSNGEDWSTISMENVGKFAFLENGEQGSPISILEVHHVGRSRYILSSDVSGVIRVFRENGTVHGSAIPTSRPLAFLKQRLLFLTESGAGSIDLRSMKVRESECEGLNQTLARNYVFDATERSKAYGFTSDGDLINVLLLGDIMNFKCRVRSKRKFDMDGPLALQSIKGYLFVVNEEKVFVYNVSSQHYVRVGGPRLLFSALLDEIKSSFLNYQSADANIERRRVIPLIASDREKLLVLGLGSGYVGMYRSNLPIFKGEFNTMLWTSPVLFFILFLFGAWQFFAKKKEALTSWGPDDPFSSTSATTGAPLGSSASADRSFVDSSSRSSDMMDLRASGLRPPSRRYPSPSRYPGGATSSFRPSSADANARPTSVDPNYRASSELKFRGPALESTGYPKRRENLYANNQVVDDSN is encoded by the coding sequence ATGGCAAATACCCACCAAGGCAAGTTGTTCCTTTTCCTCtatttgcttttcatttcttgttcCCCGTCTAGAATTTTCGCAGACTCTAGCTCCGTCTCAACCCAGCAAGAGCTCGAGCATGATATCCACTATGCTCCTTATCGTGAACGCGAGACTGACTCTAGAATTGAGCTTAatcaacaagaagttttattaaataaacttgaACAACTAGTGAGGAACCTCAGTGAAATAGTTGCTAAATTAGAGCCTAAATTATCTGAGTTACCAAAAGTAGCATCTGTTGATAGAGAACAGAATCAAGAGCCAGAAAGGGTTAATCGGGGAAGTTTTGATGGTAAGAGATTGGTTCAAAAAGTTGAAGAAGAAGGATTAGAGGCCAAGACTAGAGATGGAGAGAGAGTGGGGGCTGTTTCAGTTACAAAGTACAGTCCATTTTGGTCAGAGAGGTTTCAATTCGTGTCTGCTGTGAAATTAGATTCTGATGCAACTTGTATCCATGTTTTGCCATTTAGAGATTATGAGGGGCTTAGCAAGTATGTAGCTGTTGGTGATGATAGAGGGAgggtttatgtgtttttaaGGAATGGGGATGTTGTGGTTGAGTTTTACACAATGTCTTCTTCACCAATTACAGCTATGGTTTCGTATTTATCGGCTTATAGGAATGAGAGTACTGTGGTAACAGGGCATCAGAATGGGGCAGTTTTGGTGCATAAACTTCGTGATGTGTCGAACGGGGAGGATTGGAGCACAATTTCTATGGAAAATGTTGGTAAGTTTGCGTTCCTTGAGAATGGGGAACAAGGTTCACCTATAAGTATCTTGGAAGTGCATCATGTCGGCAGATCAAGGTATATCTTGTCATCGGATGTTAGTGGGGTGATTAGGGTTTTTAGGGAAAATGGGACTGTTCATGGTTCTGCTATTCCCACAAGTAGACCACTTGCATTCTTGAAGCAAAGGCTTTTGTTTTTGACAGAAAGTGGTGCAGGGTCAATAGATTTGAGGAGCATGAAAGTCAGAGAATCTGAATGTGAAGGTTTGAACCAAACTCTTGCTCGGAATTATGTTTTCGATGCCACTGAACGGTCTAAAGCATATGGATTTACATCAGATGGGGATTTGATTAATGTATTGTTGTTAGGGGATATAATGAACTTCAAATGCAGGGTCAGATCCAAGAGAAAATTCGACATGGATGGACCTCTTGCCTTACAATCGATTAAGGGCTACTTGTTTGTTGTTAACGAAGAGAAGGTTTTTGTGTACAATGTTTCATCTCAGCATTATGTTAGGGTTGGGGGGCCTCGCCTTCTCTTCTCTGCTCTTCTGGATGAGATCAAATCATCATTTCTGAATTATCAGTCTGCAGATGCAAACATCGAGAGAAGAAGGGTGATACCATTAATTGCGAGCGACCGTGAAAAACTTCTTGTTCTTGGCCTCGGGAGTGGGTATGTGGGAATGTATCGTTCTAACCTTCCAATATTTAAAGGAGAATTCAACACAATGCTATGGACAAGTCCCGTGTTGTTCTTCATACTCTTTCTGTTTGGAGCATGGCAATTCTTTGCCAAGAAGAAGGAAGCACTTACATCGTGGGGGCCTGACGATCCTTTTAGCTCCACATCTGCTACAACTGGAGCTCCATTAGGGTCGTCGGCCTCTGCAGACAGGTCATTTGTAGATTCATCTTCAAGAAGCAGTGATATGATGGACTTAAGGGCTAGTGGACTGAGACCTCCATCAAGGAGGTATCCTTCTCCTTCTCGATACCCCGGGGGAGCAACCAGTTCCTTCAGGCCGAGTTCTGCTGATGCCAATGCTAGACCTACTTCTGTTGATCCCAATTACAGAGCATCTTCAGAGCTAAAATTTAGGGGTCCAGCCCTGGAATCTACAGGTTACCCTAAAAGAAGGGAGAATCTATATGCAAACAATCAAGTTGTGGATGATAGCAATTGA